One stretch of Danio rerio strain Tuebingen ecotype United States chromosome 6, GRCz12tu, whole genome shotgun sequence DNA includes these proteins:
- the dpt gene encoding dermatopontin precursor (The RefSeq protein has 1 substitution compared to this genomic sequence), which yields MSSTHVLQALCLLMLFSMTTAQQGYMHESGEDWVNAWRQGFNFQCPHGEVLVAVRSYFSEKEGSDRLWSFECQRTPYGWGEPSECWWDDINRAGMEWSSVCTSNGLVAGVQSKYFEAVLDREWQFYCCRYAQRCPYSCWKTYDVPEYYREEGEMVVPSYGYFIRGAQTTFSGVLRDRQWKYILCRMTDFDCQFQNY from the exons ATGAGCTCAACACATGTACTGCAGGCTCTGTGCCTACTGATGCTTTTCTCCATGACCACCACTCAACAGGGCTACATGCACGAGAGTGGTGAGGACTGGGTGAACGCCTGGCGCCAGGGCTTCAACTTCCAGTGTCCCCATGGTGAGGTGTTAGTGGCAGTCAGGAGTTACTTCAGTGAGAAGGAAGGCTCGGACCGGCTGTGGAGCTTCGAGTGTCAAAGGACTCCTTACGGCTGGGGAGAGCCCAGTGAATGCTGGTGGGACGACATCAACAGAGCTGGCATGGAATG GTCTTCAGTTTGTACTAGTAATGGACTGGTAGCAGGAGTGCAGAGTAAGTATTTTGAAGCGGTTCTGGATCGAGAATGGCAGTTCTATTGCTGTCGATATGCTCAAAGGTGCCCCTATTCCTGCTG GAAGACGTATGATGTTCCAGAGTACTACAGAGAAGAGGGTGAGATGGTGGTTCCCAGTTACGGCTACTTCATTAGAGGGGCTCAAACTACTTTCAGTGGTGTACTGAG GGATCGGCAGTGGAAGTACATCCTGTGCCGAATGACAGACTTTGATTGTCAGTTTCAAAACTACTGA